From Cecembia calidifontis, one genomic window encodes:
- a CDS encoding ComEC/Rec2 family competence protein, giving the protein MVFADFPFLRYLVFFVLGILLYPHLAHFSKTNFDYLLSVFFLVYVVLLVIKSFKKQKQLKHPVFPVLAYLQLILLGVHVSFYSDFLQSKDHLIYHQEPIMGYLAVVSGQDELKPNSIANRVKVRKVYFKEDTKELKGEVIIYRKDSVKWLPGDMVWIEGSPQLIKGPTNPHEFDYRKFMARQQVTHQHFVGERFQKIAWVYESPIEYFFVQLRGRILEQIDRHFEDIQANQIAKALLLGQKKSLDRELSEAYATAGAMHVLAVSGLHVGIIYGFFFLWIKPYRISVRKRILYLTGIILLIWSYALLTGMSPSVMRAATMFSLMGLAQMKSRSPSIFNAIALSALIILVFDPQLIYAVGFQLSYLALSGILLIQPLLVKLWLPGNRILEYVWQISTVGIAAQIATFPISSFYFHMFPVYFLLSNLIAIPGAFLIMSFGVPYMLLGQVNFLGDWLSKITESIIQLVNFGVLAIQALPFSKLSGLYLSPADVVLYFLLLGFLLIFIYQPGKKLLWMMALLVFLGGSYRLIDRISDLKKEELLVYNLERGFAIDYLYQGKLFVYDQAEENELTYKVNPNRKRQSSAGFFPLIPFQAEEGVEFLLPNGYILIMREGQVSFEKEGLDTGGVEMDSGNWKEIFANDSLTNRDKALKIVFQ; this is encoded by the coding sequence ATGGTTTTCGCTGATTTTCCATTCCTAAGATACCTGGTTTTTTTCGTGCTGGGGATTCTCTTATACCCTCACTTGGCGCATTTTTCTAAAACTAATTTTGATTATCTGTTATCGGTATTTTTTTTGGTCTATGTAGTGTTGTTGGTAATCAAATCATTTAAAAAACAAAAGCAGTTAAAACACCCGGTTTTTCCGGTTTTGGCTTACTTACAGCTTATTCTTTTAGGAGTACATGTTTCTTTTTACAGTGATTTTCTTCAAAGCAAGGATCATTTGATCTACCACCAAGAACCCATCATGGGGTATTTGGCAGTTGTAAGCGGGCAGGATGAGCTCAAACCCAATTCCATTGCCAATAGGGTTAAGGTCAGGAAAGTCTATTTTAAGGAAGATACCAAAGAACTTAAGGGAGAAGTAATCATCTACCGCAAAGACTCGGTTAAGTGGCTTCCAGGGGATATGGTTTGGATAGAAGGCAGTCCACAATTGATCAAAGGACCTACAAATCCACATGAATTCGATTATCGGAAATTCATGGCACGCCAGCAGGTCACACACCAACACTTTGTGGGTGAAAGATTTCAAAAAATTGCTTGGGTCTATGAATCTCCCATTGAATATTTTTTTGTACAGCTGAGGGGGAGAATTCTGGAGCAAATCGATAGGCACTTTGAGGATATTCAGGCCAATCAAATTGCGAAGGCACTCCTTTTGGGACAAAAGAAATCCCTGGATAGGGAATTAAGTGAAGCCTATGCCACGGCAGGGGCCATGCATGTCCTTGCTGTCTCTGGACTTCATGTAGGTATTATTTATGGTTTTTTCTTTTTGTGGATCAAACCCTACCGGATTTCCGTAAGAAAACGCATCCTCTATCTTACCGGTATTATTTTGTTGATCTGGTCCTATGCCCTGTTGACAGGCATGTCACCTTCTGTAATGCGCGCCGCTACCATGTTTTCACTGATGGGCTTGGCCCAAATGAAATCCAGATCCCCATCTATTTTCAATGCCATTGCCCTTTCGGCTTTGATAATTTTGGTCTTTGACCCGCAATTGATTTATGCAGTTGGTTTTCAGTTGTCTTATCTGGCTTTGTCCGGGATTTTATTGATACAGCCCCTATTGGTAAAACTTTGGCTTCCCGGTAACCGCATTTTGGAATACGTCTGGCAGATCAGTACGGTAGGCATCGCTGCCCAAATAGCCACCTTTCCGATTTCCAGTTTTTATTTCCACATGTTCCCGGTTTATTTCTTATTGTCCAATCTGATTGCCATACCCGGTGCTTTTTTGATTATGTCTTTTGGTGTTCCTTATATGCTTTTGGGACAGGTTAATTTCTTGGGCGATTGGCTCTCGAAAATTACCGAAAGCATTATTCAGTTGGTCAATTTCGGGGTACTTGCTATTCAGGCTTTGCCTTTTTCAAAACTTTCTGGATTGTACCTGAGTCCTGCGGATGTTGTGCTTTATTTCCTTCTCCTTGGTTTCTTATTGATTTTTATCTATCAGCCTGGGAAAAAACTCTTATGGATGATGGCTCTTTTAGTTTTCTTAGGAGGTTCATACCGTCTGATTGACCGTATTTCGGATCTGAAAAAAGAAGAATTATTGGTGTATAATTTGGAAAGGGGATTTGCAATTGATTATTTGTATCAAGGAAAGCTATTTGTATATGATCAAGCAGAAGAGAATGAGTTGACATACAAAGTGAACCCCAATAGGAAAAGGCAATCCTCTGCCGGATTTTTTCCGTTAATTCCTTTTCAAGCGGAAGAGGGAGTGGAATTTCTTTTGCCCAATGGCTATATCTTAATTATGCGAGAAGGGCAGGTTTCCTTTGAGAAGGAAGGACTGGATACGGGGGGGGTTGAAATGGATTCTGGAAATTGGAAGGAAATCTTTGCCAATGACTCCTTGACAAATAGAGATAAAGCGCTAAAAATCGTTTTTCAATGA
- a CDS encoding DUF3575 domain-containing protein, which produces MKKLLFVLPALLLIGNLTFAQALEDPKGEVRLNFLNTILIGSVELGYEHFLAPDQSIGLEFHINDRFNYRSAGAGRDFNASSFLLSYNFYFAGNESGKLHISPFFKYRFGEYRESLDGPVTVTNLNSGFIGLIGGYKWNYNNFAFGPFVAVSRGFSGEVADRFNAIELKAGLNVGYRF; this is translated from the coding sequence ATGAAAAAACTATTATTTGTACTGCCAGCTTTATTGTTGATTGGGAATTTAACCTTTGCTCAAGCTTTGGAAGATCCCAAAGGTGAAGTTAGATTGAATTTTCTTAATACCATTCTTATTGGTTCGGTAGAGTTAGGGTATGAACATTTCCTTGCGCCTGACCAATCAATAGGTCTGGAATTCCATATCAATGACAGGTTCAATTACCGCTCTGCAGGAGCAGGAAGAGACTTCAATGCTTCCTCTTTTTTATTGTCTTACAATTTCTATTTTGCAGGCAATGAATCCGGAAAGCTCCATATTTCACCGTTTTTCAAATATAGGTTTGGAGAGTACCGTGAAAGCCTTGACGGACCGGTTACTGTGACAAATCTGAACAGTGGTTTCATCGGTCTGATTGGAGGATATAAGTGGAACTACAACAATTTTGCTTTTGGACCTTTTGTGGCGGTTTCCAGAGGTTTTTCAGGAGAAGTCGCTGATAGGTTCAATGCGATTGAATTGAAAGCCGGATTAAACGTTGGTTACAGGTTTTAA
- a CDS encoding enoyl-CoA hydratase/isomerase family protein, whose protein sequence is MSERPIITYKKDRIGYLELNRPEKRNALNSEMVEALKTAISEFEKDREVKVLVIKAAGKVFCSGADLAYLQSLQTNSYEENLLDSNNLKELFYRIYTSPKVIIAQIQGHALAGGCGLATVCDFSFTVPEAKFGYTEVKIGFVPAIVKVFLLRKIGEGKAKQLLLDGDLIDAKEAQSLGLINWIVEAGVLEEKVYEYAQKLIEQNSEQSMALTKEMIGRVQEKSLEDGLDYAAAMNARARGSEDCKKGIAAFLNKEPISW, encoded by the coding sequence ATGAGCGAAAGACCCATTATCACCTATAAAAAAGACAGAATAGGCTATTTGGAACTGAATAGGCCTGAGAAAAGGAATGCTCTCAATTCAGAAATGGTAGAGGCTTTGAAAACTGCCATTTCGGAATTTGAAAAAGACAGGGAAGTTAAAGTATTGGTGATCAAGGCGGCTGGTAAAGTTTTTTGCTCCGGGGCGGATTTGGCCTACCTGCAATCTTTGCAGACCAATTCTTATGAAGAAAACCTACTGGATAGCAATAACCTTAAAGAATTGTTTTATCGGATTTATACTTCCCCAAAAGTCATAATTGCCCAAATCCAGGGACATGCTTTGGCAGGAGGCTGTGGTTTGGCTACAGTTTGTGATTTCTCATTCACGGTTCCGGAAGCCAAATTTGGTTATACGGAAGTCAAAATCGGATTTGTACCGGCGATTGTTAAGGTATTTCTTTTGCGGAAAATTGGAGAAGGAAAAGCCAAACAGCTTTTGCTTGATGGTGATTTAATTGATGCGAAGGAAGCCCAATCCCTGGGGTTAATCAATTGGATAGTGGAAGCCGGTGTCTTGGAAGAAAAAGTTTATGAATATGCCCAAAAACTAATTGAACAGAATTCAGAGCAGTCCATGGCCCTTACCAAAGAAATGATTGGAAGGGTACAGGAGAAAAGTCTGGAGGACGGCCTGGATTATGCAGCCGCTATGAATGCAAGGGCAAGAGGATCCGAAGATTGTAAAAAAGGAATCGCTGCATTTTTAAACAAAGAACCTATTTCCTGGTAA
- a CDS encoding acyl-CoA thioesterase, which yields MQKYTIEDVKSSFSFSVPIQIRFSDIDGYMHVNNGIYFSYFEHARAAYLYKVCGWDIMKTGTVVANINIDYKVPLHIMDQPSVYIRCSHIGNTSFVLEQVLMGPTDKGDVKIFAQASVTMVSVDMKTMRPVAVPQEYASKMSEKSI from the coding sequence ATGCAAAAATATACCATAGAGGATGTTAAGTCCTCTTTTTCATTTTCAGTGCCGATACAGATTAGATTCTCTGATATTGATGGCTACATGCATGTCAATAACGGGATTTATTTCAGTTATTTTGAACATGCTAGGGCAGCGTATTTGTACAAGGTTTGTGGTTGGGATATCATGAAGACAGGTACTGTAGTAGCCAATATCAATATCGATTACAAAGTACCGCTTCACATTATGGATCAACCATCGGTCTATATCCGTTGCAGCCATATCGGCAATACCTCTTTTGTATTGGAACAGGTGTTGATGGGGCCAACAGATAAAGGTGATGTGAAGATTTTTGCCCAGGCCTCTGTAACGATGGTCTCTGTGGATATGAAAACCATGAGACCTGTGGCTGTTCCCCAAGAATATGCCTCAAAAATGAGCGAAAAGTCCATTTGA
- a CDS encoding RecQ family ATP-dependent DNA helicase translates to MKEKAYHILQTVFGYNEFRPVQLDIVLAVLEGRDCLALLPTGGGKSICFQVPALAMEGICVVISPLIALMKDQVDNLRKRGVLAAAIYSGMGKREIDTVLDNCIYGNYKFLYVSPERLKTEIFIERFKRMKVNLIAVDEAHCISQWGYDFRPPYLEIANIREYHPNVPCLALTASATLQVKDDIIDKLQLKSPAVYVRSFTRKNLSYAVRMAENKLEKAIEILRKVPGTAIVYVRNRKGTKEIASILNQMGISATFYHAGLENEVRESRQNEWKKNQIRVMVATNAFGMGIDKPDVRSVIHLDLPENLENYYQEAGRAGRDEKKAYAVLITHQQDLQVLEERAKMAYPPVEFLKKVYQSLANYYRMAVGSGMMSSFDFDLATFAGTYNLEVLMTYNALKVLQEEGLLELNESFFSPSSLKFMIDQSKLYEFQIANAKLDPLVKILLRTYGGELFVEFLKIQESKLAKSMGLAERDLIKMLEYMDQVGVISYNKRKDQPQITFLTERYDAGKLPLNLKRIEERRMNAISKAQSMIAYVKNDGICRANQISYYFGEVSDLSCGICDSCVSKKKYLDKGEEQVRKKIIQTLSEGKEFSLYTIQEIPGLKNDQTTIGILREMEDEGLIMSEPSGNYKLKH, encoded by the coding sequence TTGAAAGAAAAGGCATACCATATACTCCAGACTGTTTTCGGTTATAATGAATTTAGACCGGTACAGTTGGATATTGTCCTTGCGGTCCTGGAAGGGAGGGACTGTCTTGCCCTCTTGCCAACCGGAGGAGGTAAGTCCATTTGTTTTCAAGTCCCTGCATTGGCCATGGAAGGAATATGTGTGGTGATCAGTCCTTTGATCGCTCTGATGAAAGATCAGGTGGACAACCTTAGGAAAAGGGGAGTCCTAGCGGCAGCGATCTATTCCGGTATGGGGAAGAGGGAAATAGATACGGTGTTGGATAATTGTATTTATGGGAATTACAAATTTCTCTACGTGTCCCCTGAAAGACTGAAAACTGAGATTTTTATAGAGCGGTTCAAGCGGATGAAGGTCAATCTAATTGCAGTAGACGAAGCGCATTGCATTTCCCAATGGGGGTATGATTTTAGGCCTCCTTATTTGGAAATAGCCAATATAAGGGAGTACCATCCCAATGTTCCCTGCCTTGCTTTGACTGCATCGGCTACCCTTCAGGTGAAGGATGATATCATTGATAAACTGCAACTGAAATCCCCTGCCGTTTATGTACGTTCTTTCACAAGAAAAAACCTGAGCTATGCTGTACGGATGGCGGAAAACAAACTTGAGAAAGCCATTGAAATTCTAAGAAAAGTCCCTGGTACAGCCATTGTATATGTAAGGAACAGGAAGGGAACCAAAGAAATTGCCTCCATTTTAAACCAAATGGGGATTTCTGCCACCTTTTATCATGCAGGTTTGGAGAATGAAGTCCGTGAAAGCAGGCAGAATGAATGGAAAAAGAATCAGATCAGGGTCATGGTGGCGACCAATGCATTTGGAATGGGAATAGACAAGCCGGATGTACGTTCAGTGATTCATTTGGACCTGCCTGAAAACCTGGAGAATTATTACCAAGAGGCTGGCAGGGCAGGGAGGGATGAAAAAAAGGCCTATGCTGTGCTTATCACTCATCAGCAGGATTTGCAGGTGCTGGAAGAAAGAGCAAAAATGGCATATCCTCCCGTGGAATTTTTGAAAAAAGTTTACCAAAGTCTGGCCAACTATTACCGTATGGCTGTAGGTAGCGGCATGATGAGCAGCTTTGATTTCGACCTGGCAACGTTTGCGGGAACTTATAATCTGGAAGTGCTGATGACTTACAATGCCCTGAAAGTCCTGCAGGAAGAGGGGCTTTTGGAACTCAATGAAAGTTTTTTCAGCCCATCATCCCTGAAATTCATGATAGATCAGAGTAAACTCTACGAATTCCAGATTGCCAATGCAAAGTTGGATCCTTTGGTGAAAATTTTACTCAGGACCTATGGAGGCGAGCTGTTTGTCGAATTTCTGAAAATTCAGGAATCCAAATTGGCCAAATCTATGGGGCTAGCCGAAAGGGATCTGATCAAGATGTTGGAATATATGGATCAGGTAGGAGTGATTTCATACAACAAAAGAAAAGACCAACCCCAGATTACCTTCCTGACGGAGCGCTATGATGCGGGTAAGCTTCCCCTCAACCTCAAAAGAATTGAGGAAAGAAGAATGAATGCCATTTCTAAAGCACAGTCAATGATTGCCTATGTCAAAAATGATGGAATTTGTAGGGCAAATCAGATATCCTATTATTTCGGTGAAGTTTCTGATCTATCCTGCGGTATTTGCGATAGCTGTGTTTCAAAAAAAAAGTACTTGGATAAGGGAGAAGAGCAGGTAAGAAAAAAAATCATTCAAACTTTAAGTGAAGGAAAGGAGTTCTCTCTTTATACCATCCAAGAAATTCCCGGATTGAAAAATGATCAAACTACTATTGGGATTTTGCGTGAAATGGAGGATGAGGGGCTGATAATGTCAGAACCAAGTGGTAACTATAAATTAAAGCACTGA
- a CDS encoding tetratricopeptide repeat protein, producing MTWSCSPSAQELFEEGIRLLESSQYQKSIEYFDRALDKNPEFTSALNAKGVALFQQGKYDEAIEAFTASIEIDPESYKPFFNRGNAYLEKKAFKEALVDYNMANGLDPKQVDIYYNRGLALLGLEEYEDAIFDFDVVLQANPNHALAQFNKAKAQLGNNDPVGAMESLSNTVNLDNRNGAAYYLLGVTQMSAFGQKEDGCTNLKMALSLGFTEAKTWIDDFCAE from the coding sequence ATGACCTGGTCGTGCAGTCCTTCAGCGCAGGAGTTGTTTGAGGAGGGGATAAGATTGCTGGAATCTTCCCAGTATCAAAAATCGATTGAATATTTCGACAGGGCTTTGGATAAAAACCCGGAGTTTACTTCTGCGTTGAACGCAAAAGGAGTTGCGCTTTTTCAGCAGGGGAAATATGATGAAGCCATAGAGGCTTTTACCGCATCCATTGAAATTGATCCGGAAAGCTACAAACCCTTTTTTAACAGAGGGAATGCTTATCTCGAAAAAAAGGCCTTCAAGGAGGCCCTTGTGGATTATAATATGGCCAATGGTTTAGACCCAAAGCAAGTGGATATTTATTATAACCGGGGGCTGGCGCTTTTGGGCCTGGAGGAATATGAGGATGCCATTTTCGATTTTGATGTGGTATTACAGGCCAATCCAAACCATGCTTTGGCACAATTTAACAAAGCCAAAGCCCAGCTGGGCAATAATGACCCGGTTGGCGCTATGGAGTCCCTTTCCAATACAGTCAATTTGGACAATAGGAACGGTGCGGCTTATTATCTGTTAGGAGTGACCCAAATGAGTGCCTTTGGACAAAAGGAGGATGGATGTACCAATCTTAAAATGGCACTAAGCTTGGGATTTACTGAGGCCAAGACCTGGATTGATGATTTTTGTGCAGAATAA
- a CDS encoding phosphoglycerate kinase: MTNRIKSVDNLDFKGKKALIRVDFNVPLDEHQNVTDDTRIRAAIPTIEKILKDGGSVILMSHLGRPKDGPTDKYSLRHVVGNLQKLLGRPVKFAPDCIGEEAKNLAAGLQPGEVLLLENLRFYKEEEKGDEAFAEKLSKLGDVYVNDAFGTAHRAHASTAVIAKFFPTKATGYLMLSELENADKVLEHPERPYTAIMGGAKISDKILIIERLLEKVDNLIIGGGMSYTFSKAKGGTIGDSLCEEDKLDYVLELMKKAEEKGVKIILPLDTVISKAFANDAEQGLAKSGEIPDGWMGLDIGPETRKLFADVIKSSKTILWNGPMGVFEMSSFVHGTVAVAEAIAEATQKGAFSLIGGGDSAAAVNKFGFADKVSYVSTGGGALLEHMEGKVLPGVAALMP; this comes from the coding sequence ATGACAAACAGAATCAAAAGTGTGGACAATCTTGATTTCAAGGGTAAAAAAGCCCTGATCAGGGTGGATTTTAATGTCCCTTTGGATGAACATCAAAATGTAACGGATGATACCAGGATCAGGGCTGCTATTCCAACCATAGAAAAAATCCTCAAAGACGGAGGTTCTGTAATTTTAATGTCGCACTTGGGAAGGCCTAAGGATGGCCCCACCGACAAGTATTCATTGCGACATGTAGTAGGCAATCTTCAGAAACTATTGGGTAGGCCTGTTAAGTTTGCACCGGATTGTATCGGTGAAGAGGCGAAAAATCTTGCTGCCGGCCTTCAGCCGGGTGAAGTATTGTTATTGGAGAATCTGAGATTCTACAAAGAAGAAGAAAAAGGAGATGAGGCTTTTGCCGAGAAATTGTCCAAATTGGGCGATGTTTATGTCAATGATGCATTTGGTACGGCCCATAGGGCACATGCTTCTACTGCGGTAATTGCAAAATTTTTCCCAACCAAAGCCACAGGTTACTTAATGCTTTCAGAGTTGGAAAATGCAGACAAAGTATTGGAACACCCTGAGCGTCCTTACACAGCCATCATGGGAGGTGCAAAAATTTCCGATAAGATCCTTATCATCGAAAGATTATTGGAAAAAGTGGATAACCTTATCATTGGTGGTGGAATGTCCTATACTTTCTCGAAAGCCAAAGGCGGAACCATCGGAGATTCTCTTTGCGAGGAGGATAAATTGGATTATGTGCTGGAATTGATGAAAAAGGCGGAGGAAAAAGGGGTGAAAATAATTCTTCCATTGGATACCGTTATATCAAAAGCCTTTGCCAATGATGCAGAACAGGGGCTGGCCAAGTCCGGTGAAATTCCTGATGGTTGGATGGGCTTGGATATAGGGCCGGAAACGCGCAAATTATTTGCTGATGTCATCAAATCTTCCAAAACCATCCTGTGGAATGGACCTATGGGTGTATTTGAGATGAGCAGCTTTGTGCACGGAACCGTTGCAGTGGCAGAAGCAATTGCTGAAGCTACCCAAAAAGGTGCTTTCTCTCTGATTGGAGGAGGAGATTCTGCAGCCGCTGTCAATAAATTTGGATTCGCAGATAAGGTTTCCTATGTCTCTACTGGAGGCGGAGCTTTGTTGGAACATATGGAAGGAAAAGTGCTCCCCGGCGTGGCAGCGCTGATGCCATGA
- a CDS encoding L-threonylcarbamoyladenylate synthase: protein MAEIGKDIAKAKAYLEKGDLVGIPTETVYGLAGNALNPDAVAKIFSVKNRPSFDPLILHTYDLDSVGHFVKQIPAPLRSLAERFWPGPLTLLLPKKDIVPDLVTSGLDTVAVRVPDHPLTLGLLGVLDFPLAAPSANPFGYISPTKASHVNDQLGEKIPYILDGGSCKVGLESTIVGMEGNQVTVYRLGGLDIGKIENVVGKVEVMAHSSSNPKSPGMLKSHYAPTKPFILGDLDELIAEYNLKGRRFAILAFRRYFPQISDHLQIQLSRDGDLSEAAKNLFAAMRALDSLDVSVILSELMPDVGLGKAINDRLKRAAVPEAGNH from the coding sequence ATGGCTGAAATCGGCAAAGATATAGCAAAGGCCAAAGCTTATTTGGAAAAAGGAGACCTGGTGGGTATTCCCACAGAAACCGTCTACGGCTTGGCGGGAAACGCCCTGAATCCAGATGCTGTTGCTAAAATTTTTTCAGTGAAGAACAGGCCAAGTTTTGACCCACTGATTCTTCATACCTATGATTTGGATAGTGTGGGGCATTTTGTAAAGCAAATACCTGCTCCTCTTAGAAGTTTGGCAGAGCGGTTTTGGCCGGGGCCTTTGACCCTTCTTTTACCCAAAAAGGATATTGTGCCGGACCTCGTGACCAGTGGTCTGGATACGGTAGCCGTTAGGGTGCCGGATCATCCTCTTACCCTTGGGTTGCTTGGTGTCCTAGATTTTCCCTTAGCGGCTCCCAGTGCCAATCCATTTGGCTATATCAGTCCCACCAAGGCCTCCCATGTCAATGACCAGCTTGGGGAAAAAATACCCTATATTTTGGATGGAGGAAGTTGCAAGGTTGGTCTGGAAAGTACCATTGTAGGAATGGAAGGAAATCAAGTGACAGTGTACCGCCTGGGAGGATTGGATATCGGTAAGATTGAAAATGTAGTGGGTAAAGTCGAGGTTATGGCCCATTCCAGCAGCAATCCAAAATCACCTGGGATGTTGAAAAGCCATTACGCTCCTACAAAACCCTTTATACTTGGAGACTTGGATGAGCTTATTGCCGAATATAACTTAAAAGGGAGACGATTCGCCATCCTGGCCTTTAGGAGATATTTTCCACAGATATCAGATCATTTGCAAATACAATTGAGCAGGGACGGAGACTTATCCGAAGCTGCAAAAAACTTATTTGCCGCCATGAGAGCTTTGGATAGCTTGGATGTTTCCGTAATTTTATCGGAATTAATGCCGGATGTTGGTTTGGGAAAAGCGATAAATGACAGGCTGAAAAGGGCAGCTGTCCCTGAAGCGGGGAATCATTAG
- a CDS encoding GNAT family N-acetyltransferase has protein sequence MSISVQKVKTKEELDTVFDIREKVFVIEQEVDPAEEYDEFEETSTHFLAKFDGEAAGTARWRFTDKGIKLERFAVFKPMRGKGVGQALVRAVVDDIANHPESKGKKLYMHAQLDAMPLYAKFGFKQVGDMFEECNILHYKMELYL, from the coding sequence ATGAGCATAAGCGTCCAAAAGGTAAAGACGAAGGAGGAGCTTGATACCGTATTCGATATCAGGGAAAAGGTCTTTGTGATCGAACAGGAAGTGGATCCTGCTGAAGAATATGATGAATTCGAGGAGACTTCTACCCATTTTTTAGCAAAGTTTGATGGTGAAGCAGCTGGGACAGCCAGATGGAGATTTACCGATAAGGGAATCAAACTCGAGAGGTTCGCTGTTTTCAAACCGATGAGAGGAAAGGGGGTTGGGCAAGCATTGGTTAGGGCCGTAGTGGACGATATCGCCAATCATCCAGAATCAAAAGGGAAAAAACTTTATATGCATGCCCAATTGGACGCCATGCCTTTGTACGCCAAGTTTGGTTTTAAGCAAGTTGGAGATATGTTTGAAGAATGTAATATCTTGCACTACAAAATGGAATTATATTTGTGA
- a CDS encoding PhoH family protein, with the protein MVEKVITLENIPLLDFLGPGNENIRHVAAAFPQSKIVSRGNEIRIQGRAPEILRINDLLNMLLQHFHRFGHITPENIQEYIALEGAPFEENLKNDVIIYGNKGLVVKPKSANQRKLVDASFKNDLVFALGPAGTGKTYIAVALAVRALKNREVKRIIITRPAVEAGENLGFLPGDLQEKLDPYLRPIYDALSDMVPAEKLKFYQETRVIEIAPLAYMRGRTLHDAFVLLDEAQNTTSEQIKMFLTRMGPNSKVIITGDQTQVDLPKRQKSGLREALHVLKDVKGIGIVNLSGKDVIRHKLVKSIIEAYEKNESQKVTEKDEHKRPKGKDEGGA; encoded by the coding sequence TTGGTAGAGAAAGTAATTACTTTGGAAAATATTCCCTTGCTGGATTTTTTAGGCCCGGGAAATGAAAATATCAGGCATGTAGCTGCCGCTTTTCCACAAAGCAAAATAGTGTCTAGGGGAAATGAAATCAGGATTCAGGGCCGTGCCCCTGAAATCCTGCGCATCAATGACCTGCTCAATATGTTGCTCCAGCATTTTCACCGTTTTGGTCATATCACACCGGAAAATATTCAGGAATATATTGCTTTAGAAGGTGCACCTTTTGAAGAAAATCTCAAGAATGATGTGATCATCTACGGAAACAAAGGGCTGGTGGTCAAACCCAAATCTGCCAATCAGCGGAAACTCGTGGATGCCTCTTTTAAAAATGACCTGGTGTTTGCTTTAGGGCCGGCAGGAACAGGCAAAACTTATATCGCAGTGGCTTTGGCGGTGCGTGCCTTGAAAAACAGAGAGGTAAAAAGGATCATCATCACAAGGCCAGCCGTTGAAGCAGGTGAAAATCTTGGCTTTCTGCCCGGAGACCTTCAGGAAAAACTAGACCCCTATTTGAGGCCCATTTATGATGCGCTGAGTGATATGGTGCCGGCCGAGAAACTCAAGTTTTACCAGGAAACCAGGGTAATCGAAATTGCACCTTTGGCTTATATGAGAGGTAGGACTTTACACGATGCCTTTGTGCTTTTGGATGAGGCTCAAAATACCACCAGTGAGCAGATCAAAATGTTCCTTACCAGGATGGGGCCCAATTCCAAAGTGATCATTACCGGTGACCAGACACAGGTGGATTTACCTAAACGTCAAAAATCAGGACTAAGAGAGGCGCTACATGTACTCAAAGATGTAAAAGGAATTGGAATTGTCAACCTAAGCGGAAAAGATGTGATCAGACATAAATTGGTAAAGTCCATCATTGAGGCATACGAAAAAAATGAATCCCAAAAAGTAACTGAAAAAGATGAGCATAAGCGTCCAAAAGGTAAAGACGAAGGAGGAGCTTGA
- a CDS encoding NUDIX hydrolase, with translation MDRLSLRSNLEKYRTPFEEEKSFVKDFIQLTFDDNAFVRERLEGHFTGSAWIVNKLRTHALLTHHKKLNKWLQLGGHADGNENLLEVALEEAREESGLTSLRIVDPGIFDIDRHVIPQKGGVPEHFHYDVRFLIEAEMNEPLVISEESNDLAWISFDAIQDLVGPNPSILRMLEKTSKSEILL, from the coding sequence ATGGACAGACTTTCCCTACGATCCAATCTTGAAAAATACAGAACACCTTTTGAAGAAGAAAAATCCTTTGTTAAAGACTTTATCCAACTGACTTTTGATGACAATGCATTTGTCAGAGAAAGGCTAGAAGGTCATTTTACAGGTTCTGCCTGGATCGTCAATAAATTGCGTACGCATGCACTATTGACCCATCATAAAAAACTCAATAAATGGCTTCAGCTTGGAGGACATGCCGATGGGAATGAAAATTTATTGGAAGTTGCACTTGAAGAGGCCAGGGAAGAAAGCGGTCTCACTTCGTTAAGAATAGTGGATCCAGGTATTTTTGATATAGACAGGCATGTTATTCCACAAAAAGGTGGAGTTCCGGAGCATTTTCATTATGATGTCCGTTTTTTGATAGAAGCAGAGATGAATGAACCATTGGTGATATCAGAAGAAAGCAATGATTTGGCATGGATTTCTTTTGATGCTATTCAAGATTTGGTGGGTCCAAATCCCTCCATTTTAAGAATGTTGGAAAAAACCAGTAAGTCGGAAATTCTACTTTAA